A genomic stretch from Falco cherrug isolate bFalChe1 chromosome 1, bFalChe1.pri, whole genome shotgun sequence includes:
- the LOC102058191 gene encoding uncharacterized protein LOC102058191, with product MKNHFASEHVEVTCECGMKMEKQHLEDHKAFVCLLRLVLCPYCEIQLPLRAMVDHELYCSTRTEECENCHRYILVRDLKEHPRVCGLVGVQTRGSAPSDFEDEDAHLQDLRHSGRESGTDDEPVTLPCQSCGLRYPIYERMDHELVCVLRPAAEDSMPPKAKRQRQESAEPPWTRSKCQGRCMKKEPGPPAEEAQLPRRPRKTATGRNAQLPAPTSRGKARKKAAGKRGRARKRGACERAGASPSPQRPAKCSRSEPFTSGPSRYSPSQPSTSSEGESSLRTQHTGCSMQLQAPDPELMTRSQAASQPQGNGPSN from the exons ATGAAGAACCATTTTGCATCTGAGCACGTGGAG GTTACCTGCGAGTGTGGgatgaagatggaaaaacaacACTTGGAGGACCACAAG GCGTTTGTGTGCCTTCTGCGACTTGTCCTCTGCCCTTACTGCGAAATACAGCTGCCTTTGAGAGCCATGGTTGACCATGAACTTTACTGCAGCACACGGACGGAGGAATGCGAAAACTGCCACCGCTACATACTGGTGCGAGACCTGAAAGAACATCCTCGGGTCTGCGGGCTAGTGGGGGTACAAACCCGAGGAAGTGCACCGTCTGACTTTGAGGATGAGGATGCACATTTGCAAGACCTCCGGCACAGTGGAAGAGAATCAGGAACAG atgaTGAGCCCGTCACCCTGCCGTGTCAAAGTTGTGGCTTGCGGTACCCTATCTACGAGCGGATGGATCACGAG ctCGTCTGTGTGCTGCGCCCAGCAGCTGAGGACTCCATGCCTCCTAAAGCCAAGAGGCAGAGACAAGAATCAGCAGAGCCACCCTGGACACGAAGCAAGTGCCAAG GTCGCTGCATGAAGAAGGAGCCTGGACCTCCTGCAGAAGAGGCCCAGCTGCCGAGGAGACCAAGGAAAACGGCAACCGGCAGGAATGCACAGCTGCCCGCTCCCACCTCACGAGGGAAGGCCAGGAAGAAGGCGGCCGGCAAGAGGGGCAGAGCGAGGAAGAGAGGGGCCTGTGAACGTGCAGGTGCGTCACCGTCCCCTCAGAGGCCTGCCAAGTGCTCCCGCTCGGAACCCTTCACGTCCGGCCCATCGAGATATTCTCCGAGCCAGCCAAG CACCAGCAGCGAAGGAGAAAGCAGCCTCAGGACACAGCACACGGGCTGCTCCATGCAGCTGCAGGCGCCGGATCCAGAG CTGATGACCAGGAGCCAGGCAGCTTCGCAGCCACAGGGGAACGGACCCAGCAACTGA